One Aegilops tauschii subsp. strangulata cultivar AL8/78 chromosome 2, Aet v6.0, whole genome shotgun sequence genomic window, TGTCTAATGCTGGTGGTCGGTCAAACTACTCTGGTTCTCTTTCATCTTCAGTTCCTGGCGCCGGaggatcagcaagagcaaaatctaaCTCCGGACCACTCAATAAGCATGGAGAACCAGTAAAGAGGTCATCTGGTCCCCAGTCTGGAGGTGTGACCCCAATGGCTCGCCAGAATTCCGGCCCTCTCCCTCCAATGCTTCCTACGACTGGGCTTATCACATCTGGCCCTGTTACTTCTGGACCACTGAATTCGTCTGGTGCCCCAAGAAGGAAAGTATCTGGATCTCTTGATCCTGCTGCATCGATGAAGGCACGGGCCACATCACTTGCTCACAACCAGGCTGTTACTACACTCACCAGTGAAGGTGGTTTCTCAGTTATGGGAAGCATTTCAAAGTGGGTATTCTGGCTAGTGATCACACTCTTGCTGTTCGGGTTTGCAGTAGGTCTCTTCATTCTTATTGCTGTTCACAATGCGATTGTGCTGATAGTTGTTGTTGCAATGATTGGTTCTGTTGCTGCACTTGTGTCTTGGAATGTTTGGCGGGGCAGGAGAGGCGTGCTCAGGTTTGTCAATAGCTGTCCTGATACTGATCTCAGAACTGCAAAGGATGGAGAGTATGTGAAGGTTACAGGGGTATGTGAAATGCTTCTGATCTTGTTGGATTTATTGCCCTTATCTTCACTCTCATAAATTGCTGTTTAGCGTCAATATTCATCCTGTTCTACTGAGCATATGCTCATCTGTTGCAATGCGCCCTAATGACACTAGCCTTTACATAGTTGAGTACTATCAGAGTCCAAGTCAGCACATAATATACCAATATATCACTAAAGTTCTGTATTTCGTTTTACTATTCATGGTATAATTTGCATGGTTGTTATAATTGAATTCTTGTAGTCACTTAGTTCCACATGTAGCCTAAACTCCTTGTCAGTTTTTGGAGATTGCGTACATTAATCTACAAGTTGACAACATATTCTTTTTTGTTCTAAGAAAACTTGTTCCGTTATCAGTTACCATTCAGTAATGATCAGTATGCCAAACATCACAGGTTGTTACGTGTGGAAATTTCCCCCTGGAGTCCTCATTTCAAAGGATTCCGAGATGTGTGTACACTTCAACTAGGCTGTATGAGTATAGGGGCTGGGATTCAAAAACTGCAAACCCCAAGCATCGCCGGTTTACCTGGGGATTACGGACAGCAGAGGTGAGTTTTGTTTCCTCACAAGTGCCTAAATTGATACAATGATTATTCCCCAGTATAAGGATGTGTTGAAAAACTGTACTAATGCAGTTATATTACTTTCTTCCGAACTGACCTTGACATTTCGCCTGTAACTATTGCAGCGACATGCGGTCGATTTCTACATTTCAGATTTTCAGTCTGGGCTTCGAGCATTGGTGAGAACAGGAAGCGGTGCACGGGTGACACCATATGTCGATGAATCGGTAGTAATTGACGTCAATCCTGAGAACAAGGACATGTCTCCTGAATTTCTAAGATGGCTACGAGAAAGGAATCTCTCAAGTGATGGTCGGAAAATGCGCCTAAAAGAAGGGTATTATTTTCTTCATGTTGCTTTCCACCTAGAAGGCTAGCATTGCTGCATAACTAGATATTTTTACCCCGATTCCGAAGACGTTCACCAAAAGATAAGTGAATAATTGTGTTCAACTCTATCTTGTACCTGCAGATACATCAAGGAAGGCAGCACTGTGAGTGTGATGGGGGTCGTTCAAAAGAATGAGAGCGTCTTGATGATAGTACCTCCATCAGAGCCCATCTCATCTGGTTGCCAGTGGGGGAGTTGTTTCTTCCCAGCAAACCTTGAAGGACTAGTCGTGAGATGTGAAGATACTTCAGACATGGATGTCATACCAGTATAGCAAGCTGATGATTGCCGTGGTGTGGAATAGCTGCTGTTGAAGAGGGAACGTTGGCCTGTCGAATCGGGTTGGGTTTGATTGGTAGAGTATTAGAACTGAGAAAAAAATGTACAAATGTTAGGTGTGATTAAGGCTAGTAAAGATGGGAGTATGGCTGCTGGTTAATCTGTGTTTGGCTGTATAGTCCTTTTTCAATGTGTTTTGTCCTCCTTCGCTCCTGTTTTTTCGGTTATGAGCTCTCAATACTTGTGTAATATGATTGCTTTTGGGCTGTTTGAAGACATGTTGAATCGGGTTTATGTGTTATTTAGGATGAACTTCTTGCACTGCTGTTAAAGCCTAAATATATTGTTGCTGTTACATTTATGTATCCATGTTGTTGGTCCATTTCATTGATGATGTCTTTTGGGCTATTTGATGACTTGGTCGAATTGGGTTTATATGTCATTTAGGTTGAATATTTCTTGCACTGCTGTTAAAGATGTACATTGTTTTTGTAATTAAAAATGTCAAATACATTACACTGGCTGTGATAATCTGTAACTTGCTTAATTAGGATATGGGTATTTTGTTCATTGTAGTTCTAATTCAGTCAAAACAAAAATAGGCATCACCTTCTCTGAGTAGAAAGATGTCTGAATATTGTTTATGCCATTGGGAGAGAAATTTACTGGATGCATAGATTTCTTTGCTTCTCTTGAGATTGAGTTAGGGGTCTAATTACCCAAAACATATGTAGAGATGAAAAGGGTAAAGTAAAACTAGAGGATCTATTTGTCATAAAACAGAGGATTTTTTGGGCTCAGCTGCAATATTGTATAGTGGATATGGTGTAGCTGAAACAACTAAAGGTGATCAGAAGGGTCTTTT contains:
- the LOC109757748 gene encoding uncharacterized membrane protein At1g16860 isoform X2, yielding MGSRFPSHQLSSGLYVSGRPEQPKEKAPTFGSNVMPYTGGDTKKSGELGKMFELHAERSRKSGPLGSAPSRNPSFGGAASNSGPVSNAGGRSNYSGSLSSSVPGAGGSARAKSNSGPLNKHGEPVKRSSGPQSGGVTPMARQNSGPLPPMLPTTGLITSGPVTSGPLNSSGAPRRKVSGSLDPAASMKARATSLAHNQAVTTLTSEGGFSVMGSISKRGVLRFVNSCPDTDLRTAKDGEYVKVTGVVTCGNFPLESSFQRIPRCVYTSTRLYEYRGWDSKTANPKHRRFTWGLRTAERHAVDFYISDFQSGLRALVRTGSGARVTPYVDESVVIDVNPENKDMSPEFLRWLRERNLSSDGRKMRLKEGYIKEGSTVSVMGVVQKNESVLMIVPPSEPISSGCQWGSCFFPANLEGLVVRCEDTSDMDVIPV
- the LOC109757748 gene encoding uncharacterized membrane protein At1g16860 isoform X1; protein product: MGSRFPSHQLSSGLYVSGRPEQPKEKAPTFGSNVMPYTGGDTKKSGELGKMFELHAERSRKSGPLGSAPSRNPSFGGAASNSGPVSNAGGRSNYSGSLSSSVPGAGGSARAKSNSGPLNKHGEPVKRSSGPQSGGVTPMARQNSGPLPPMLPTTGLITSGPVTSGPLNSSGAPRRKVSGSLDPAASMKARATSLAHNQAVTTLTSEGGFSVMGSISKWVFWLVITLLLFGFAVGLFILIAVHNAIVLIVVVAMIGSVAALVSWNVWRGRRGVLRFVNSCPDTDLRTAKDGEYVKVTGVVTCGNFPLESSFQRIPRCVYTSTRLYEYRGWDSKTANPKHRRFTWGLRTAERHAVDFYISDFQSGLRALVRTGSGARVTPYVDESVVIDVNPENKDMSPEFLRWLRERNLSSDGRKMRLKEGYIKEGSTVSVMGVVQKNESVLMIVPPSEPISSGCQWGSCFFPANLEGLVVRCEDTSDMDVIPV